From one Butyricimonas faecihominis genomic stretch:
- a CDS encoding carboxymuconolactone decarboxylase family protein has product MNKFLLFSVFSILTFNVMAQEKIVQTAGRNQLGEFAPKFAELNDDVLFGEVWSRTDKLGLRDRSLVTITSLISQGITDSSLTYHLQTAKKNGITRTEIAEIITHIGFYAGWPKAWAAFNLAKDVWAEDSTGNDAKAAFQREMIFPIGEPNTAYAKYFIGNSYLAPVSREQVAISNVTFEPRCRNNWHIHRATKGGGQMLIGVAGRGWYQEEGKAPVEILPGTVIHIPANVKHWHGAAADSWFAHLAFEVPGEKTSNEWLEPVTDEEYNKLEQIK; this is encoded by the coding sequence ATGAATAAATTTCTCTTATTTTCAGTATTCAGTATTTTAACATTCAATGTTATGGCACAAGAAAAGATCGTACAGACGGCTGGGCGTAATCAACTCGGAGAGTTTGCCCCTAAATTTGCGGAACTCAATGATGATGTACTTTTTGGTGAAGTTTGGAGCCGCACGGATAAACTGGGTCTGCGTGACCGTAGTTTAGTAACCATCACCTCCCTCATTAGTCAAGGTATTACGGATAGTTCGCTTACTTATCATCTTCAGACGGCAAAGAAGAACGGAATCACCCGTACTGAAATTGCCGAGATTATCACTCATATAGGATTTTATGCCGGTTGGCCGAAGGCGTGGGCTGCATTTAATTTGGCCAAGGACGTGTGGGCAGAAGATTCGACAGGCAATGATGCTAAGGCTGCTTTCCAACGTGAAATGATTTTTCCTATCGGCGAGCCGAATACGGCATATGCGAAGTATTTTATTGGTAATAGCTACCTCGCCCCGGTTTCTCGTGAGCAAGTTGCGATTTCCAATGTTACGTTTGAACCGCGGTGTCGCAATAACTGGCATATCCATCGTGCAACGAAAGGTGGCGGGCAAATGCTTATCGGTGTTGCCGGACGGGGTTGGTATCAAGAAGAGGGTAAGGCTCCCGTGGAGATTCTGCCCGGTACGGTCATCCATATTCCCGCGAACGTGAAACATTGGCACGGGGCTGCCGCTGATAGTTGGTTTGCTCATTTGGCCTTCGAGGTTCCCGGAGAGAAAACCTCCAACGAATGGCTCGAACCGGTTACGGATGAAGAGTACAACAAGCTCGAACAAATTAAATGA
- a CDS encoding sugar O-acetyltransferase → MTTKEFNEYVKTRKALNTGEIHRFMDAMSNEARRITFLLNTAYRTPDEVRGLLSELFGYQVPSSLRVFPPFYADYGKNITVGENVFINACCHFQDHGGVTIGDGCQIGHNVVFATLNHGLAPEDRKTTYPAPIVLGKNVWVGSNATILQGVTIGDNAVIGAGAVVTKDVAANTIVGGVPARFIKMIDG, encoded by the coding sequence ATGACAACGAAGGAATTTAATGAATATGTAAAGACGCGTAAGGCGCTTAATACAGGGGAAATACATCGTTTTATGGATGCCATGAGTAACGAGGCGAGACGGATCACGTTCTTGTTGAATACGGCATATCGTACACCGGACGAAGTACGTGGGTTGCTTTCCGAATTGTTTGGTTATCAAGTGCCGTCGTCTCTTCGAGTATTTCCTCCGTTTTATGCGGATTATGGCAAGAATATTACTGTTGGGGAGAACGTATTTATCAATGCCTGTTGTCATTTTCAAGATCATGGCGGGGTGACCATTGGCGACGGATGCCAAATCGGGCATAATGTTGTTTTTGCCACGCTCAACCACGGATTAGCCCCGGAAGATCGTAAAACGACTTATCCGGCTCCTATTGTGTTGGGTAAAAATGTGTGGGTAGGTTCCAACGCTACAATTCTTCAAGGAGTAACCATTGGTGACAATGCTGTTATCGGTGCGGGTGCGGTCGTTACGAAAGATGTGGCGGCGAATACGATTGTAGGTGGTGTTCCTGCACGTTTTATCAAAATGATAGACGGGTGA
- a CDS encoding SusC/RagA family TonB-linked outer membrane protein, which produces MKKRWKSDFPLERKLQKIFRCMKLTFLLLTCFVVQTFASLNAQTVTIKKQNASLEEVIWELKQQTQFTFMYNNEDIARIKGIDLNEKEVDVEKILQKCLKNTNLEYVVLNNAIVIKLKMDTLDEKKSVTLKGWVYDKKKEPIPGVTVKLTNINLGTATNNKGWFSLSLPLTKGTLEFSFVGFKTQKVNFTEKTDTLRIYLEEDVQALDEAVVVAYGTTTKRKATGSVSVIKADELKGIPSSNIANLLQGRVAGMDITNISGAPGGGDIAITIRGYNSLDVEQGRRFSNPLWVVDGVPLNSFTSPITGNNLLADLNPDMIESIQILKDASSAAIYGSRAANGVIIVTTKKGRKDQDATFSVNVSQTWSVLPKLSTITTGRAERLLRLAVTKQTYSAYLDPETNRYKYPTSLKECYDHKDEFASIDGNWIPDPQGNVDNGTMFQDSLNPFYNNSTNFFPIYYEKGKITNANIQVYGGSEKISYGIGLGYYNENGVLKGTGYSRVDLNSNLNIVPIKRLNVDLRLNASIGNKKRGTADGYFSTTPSIETVPGEPLKLSSLLPGKNSIVWNDVLTSYKGTKEKNRSVRLRTNFKIGYDVVENLNLSTSLAADYSINRRNYFQPSNLSESGYSMSMGETGINLMVLNENLLTYNKTINENHNLNFIAGFSYQYDQVEYNGGSAQNSPSDKIYYAPDGMPEIGQQIYDYGDGNSYTETVAFQHYRSDMQEKKLFSYFARLEYNFQKKYLLSASLRRDGSSVFGTNNRWGTFPSVAVGWTFSEENFIKQFSSWFNFGKIRASWGRSGMIFDQNYLALGIMRVSEPHKGEATISPNYTDGLLNPNLSWEETDQYDFGLDLDFFHYRLGITFDYYYRYTDKMLSLVLLPGLFNGYDKQWRNAAAVSNEGLELLIKYEILQKDNLYWKLSINGAKNWNRFDKSYDGKDQTNYRRIIGKPLNQIYAYKTDGYVNQQDELPIIYNNVGVSHYLAGWNPLTYFKPGDYKFIDVNGDGKAPDMVACGSALPEFSGGIVSEFQWRNFDINLSFAFQLGRHMTYSYDVTTINPEMDTPPVLVDLRKVNFWEKTGDNNAMYPKLQKDLNNVLFSPQVDQRVEKVNWLKWKTLSIGYNLPKKWIHHLGIQQLRFFISGENLMCWDNYSGLDPETVDLRWGEDRDYYPLARKFTLGLTVKF; this is translated from the coding sequence ATGAAAAAAAGATGGAAGAGTGATTTTCCGTTAGAGAGAAAATTGCAAAAAATTTTTAGATGTATGAAATTAACCTTTCTACTACTCACGTGTTTTGTCGTTCAGACTTTTGCTAGCCTGAATGCACAGACTGTCACGATCAAAAAACAAAACGCATCACTGGAAGAAGTGATTTGGGAGTTAAAACAGCAGACCCAGTTCACGTTCATGTACAACAACGAAGACATCGCCCGGATAAAGGGGATCGATTTGAATGAAAAAGAAGTGGACGTGGAGAAAATTCTACAAAAGTGCCTGAAAAACACGAATTTGGAGTATGTCGTGTTAAACAATGCCATTGTCATAAAACTTAAAATGGACACGTTGGACGAGAAAAAGTCCGTCACGTTAAAAGGTTGGGTTTATGACAAGAAGAAAGAACCCATTCCGGGCGTGACAGTCAAACTGACCAATATTAACCTCGGAACAGCCACCAACAACAAGGGATGGTTTTCACTTTCACTCCCGTTAACCAAAGGGACATTGGAATTTTCTTTCGTGGGCTTTAAAACCCAAAAAGTAAATTTCACGGAAAAAACAGATACCCTCCGGATATATCTCGAAGAAGATGTACAAGCCTTAGACGAAGCTGTTGTTGTTGCTTATGGAACGACCACCAAAAGAAAAGCTACAGGTTCCGTATCAGTAATTAAAGCCGATGAATTAAAAGGAATTCCTTCATCAAACATAGCCAATTTGTTACAAGGGAGGGTAGCAGGAATGGACATTACAAACATATCGGGAGCACCAGGCGGAGGAGATATTGCAATCACTATACGTGGTTATAATTCTTTAGATGTTGAACAAGGAAGACGATTCTCTAATCCTCTTTGGGTTGTTGATGGAGTTCCTCTAAATTCATTTACATCGCCTATTACTGGCAACAATTTATTAGCTGACTTGAATCCGGACATGATTGAATCCATACAAATTTTGAAAGATGCTTCTTCTGCTGCAATATACGGATCTAGAGCCGCAAATGGAGTTATTATTGTTACCACTAAAAAAGGAAGGAAAGATCAAGATGCAACGTTTTCTGTAAATGTTTCACAAACTTGGAGTGTACTACCAAAACTTTCCACAATTACAACCGGACGAGCTGAAAGACTTTTAAGATTAGCTGTTACTAAACAAACTTATTCTGCCTATCTGGATCCGGAAACAAACCGATATAAATATCCGACCTCATTAAAAGAATGCTATGATCATAAAGATGAATTTGCCAGTATTGATGGAAATTGGATTCCTGATCCCCAAGGTAACGTAGATAACGGAACCATGTTTCAAGATAGTCTTAATCCTTTTTATAATAACTCAACCAATTTCTTCCCAATCTATTATGAAAAAGGGAAAATAACAAATGCCAACATTCAAGTTTATGGTGGTTCCGAAAAAATAAGTTATGGTATCGGTTTAGGATACTACAACGAAAATGGAGTATTGAAAGGAACAGGTTATAGTCGGGTAGATTTAAATTCTAATCTAAACATAGTTCCTATAAAACGTTTAAATGTTGATCTACGTTTAAATGCTTCTATTGGTAATAAAAAAAGAGGTACTGCAGATGGATATTTTAGTACTACACCTAGTATCGAAACTGTCCCTGGTGAGCCATTGAAATTATCATCCTTATTACCAGGAAAAAATTCCATTGTTTGGAATGATGTATTAACAAGCTACAAAGGAACCAAAGAGAAAAACAGATCCGTTCGTTTAAGAACTAATTTCAAAATAGGATATGATGTAGTTGAAAATTTAAACTTATCAACCTCTCTTGCTGCCGATTATTCTATTAACAGAAGAAATTATTTTCAACCTTCCAATCTAAGTGAAAGTGGGTACTCCATGAGTATGGGAGAAACCGGTATCAACTTAATGGTATTAAACGAAAATTTATTGACATACAACAAAACGATCAATGAAAACCACAATCTCAATTTTATCGCTGGTTTTTCCTATCAATACGATCAAGTAGAATACAATGGCGGAAGTGCACAAAATTCCCCTAGTGATAAAATTTACTATGCTCCTGATGGTATGCCAGAAATCGGACAACAAATATATGATTATGGAGATGGAAACTCATACACAGAAACCGTCGCTTTTCAACATTATCGTTCTGACATGCAAGAAAAAAAATTATTTTCTTATTTTGCTCGCCTAGAATACAATTTCCAAAAGAAATATTTACTTTCTGCAAGTTTACGCCGAGATGGTAGTTCTGTTTTTGGGACAAACAATCGCTGGGGAACATTCCCATCTGTAGCTGTGGGATGGACGTTCTCTGAAGAAAATTTTATAAAACAATTTTCAAGTTGGTTCAATTTCGGAAAAATTCGAGCAAGTTGGGGACGTTCGGGTATGATTTTTGATCAAAATTACCTTGCCTTAGGAATCATGAGAGTAAGTGAACCTCATAAAGGAGAAGCAACAATCAGTCCTAATTACACCGATGGATTATTAAACCCGAATTTATCCTGGGAAGAAACAGATCAATATGATTTCGGTCTTGACTTGGATTTTTTTCATTATCGTTTGGGTATCACATTCGATTACTATTACCGTTACACGGACAAAATGTTATCCCTAGTCCTTCTTCCTGGTCTATTTAACGGATACGATAAACAATGGAGAAATGCTGCGGCAGTTTCCAATGAAGGTCTTGAATTATTAATAAAATACGAAATATTACAAAAAGATAATCTATATTGGAAATTATCAATAAATGGGGCTAAAAACTGGAACCGATTTGATAAATCATACGATGGTAAAGATCAAACTAATTACAGGCGAATTATTGGTAAGCCTTTAAATCAAATTTATGCCTATAAAACAGATGGTTACGTAAATCAACAAGACGAATTACCCATAATCTACAATAACGTGGGGGTTAGTCATTATCTTGCAGGATGGAATCCCTTAACCTATTTTAAACCTGGAGACTACAAATTCATCGATGTTAATGGGGATGGGAAAGCACCAGATATGGTAGCTTGTGGTAGCGCATTACCAGAATTTAGCGGAGGTATTGTCAGTGAATTTCAATGGAGAAATTTTGATATAAATCTATCTTTTGCATTTCAATTAGGACGTCACATGACATACAGTTATGATGTCACAACCATAAATCCAGAAATGGACACTCCTCCCGTTCTTGTCGATTTAAGGAAAGTAAATTTTTGGGAAAAAACTGGAGACAATAATGCCATGTATCCCAAGTTACAAAAAGATCTAAATAATGTATTATTCTCTCCTCAAGTAGATCAACGTGTGGAAAAAGTAAATTGGTTAAAGTGGAAAACTCTCTCTATTGGTTACAATTTACCCAAGAAATGGATTCATCATTTAGGTATACAACAATTACGTTTTTTCATCAGTGGAGAGAATTTAATGTGTTGGGATAATTATTCCGGTTTAGATCCAGAAACAGTTGATCTTAGATGGGGAGAAGACCGAGATTATTATCCTTTAGCCCGCAAATTCACGTTAGGTTTAACCGTAAAATTCTAA
- a CDS encoding FecR family protein, translating into MKEKLDKIEFIQEHLREPERLLEEEFMNWLQEEENKHLLEEVTTNRMAFLQKEYGQQIEPELEWQKLWQQMQKDFHTSIPEKKKINRRVWYSVAAGVCVLMALAGGLLLQQGKEKKSVSPMAQIEHVGKRSAQLIVSTGEVLDLSQEEIYQKAVDGTLITNDTLKLLSYQSNAGETYTTGTNAPEKVNKETVYHTLRVPAGADYQVTLADGTKVWLNCESTLRYPVEFGDEKREVYLDGEGYFEVNKAAEWPFIVNAEQMQVKVTGTKFNVKSYSTEPIVHTTLVEGSVWAYTDQTQVQLTPSEQFRYDKETGKTSVQKVDTELYTGWIEGMFVFRNQRLEDVMNDLARWYNMTIFYSTAETKEIRISTNLNRYKNIDDLLEIINESGKVVVARKDNTITIHAR; encoded by the coding sequence ATGAAAGAAAAACTGGATAAAATAGAATTCATACAGGAACACCTTCGAGAACCGGAACGGCTACTAGAAGAAGAATTCATGAATTGGTTGCAGGAAGAAGAGAATAAACACTTGCTCGAGGAAGTGACTACGAACCGGATGGCATTTTTGCAAAAAGAATACGGTCAACAAATAGAACCGGAACTGGAATGGCAAAAATTATGGCAACAAATGCAAAAGGATTTCCATACCTCCATACCGGAAAAGAAAAAAATCAACCGAAGGGTATGGTATTCCGTGGCAGCAGGAGTATGCGTACTGATGGCTTTAGCGGGAGGTTTGTTGTTACAACAAGGGAAAGAGAAAAAGTCAGTTTCCCCCATGGCACAAATTGAACACGTGGGAAAACGGAGTGCGCAACTAATCGTTTCCACGGGGGAAGTTCTTGACCTGTCCCAAGAAGAGATTTACCAAAAAGCCGTGGACGGGACGTTGATCACAAATGACACATTAAAACTACTCTCCTATCAAAGCAATGCAGGGGAAACATACACGACCGGAACCAATGCCCCGGAAAAGGTAAACAAAGAAACCGTGTATCACACATTACGTGTTCCGGCAGGTGCCGACTACCAAGTAACATTAGCAGACGGCACGAAAGTATGGTTGAATTGTGAATCGACGCTACGGTATCCCGTGGAATTCGGGGATGAAAAACGGGAAGTATATTTGGATGGAGAAGGATATTTTGAAGTAAACAAAGCCGCGGAGTGGCCCTTTATCGTCAACGCAGAACAAATGCAAGTAAAAGTCACCGGGACAAAATTCAACGTGAAATCTTACTCCACCGAACCCATCGTGCATACCACTCTCGTCGAAGGTTCTGTATGGGCTTACACCGATCAGACACAAGTGCAATTAACCCCATCCGAGCAATTCCGATACGATAAGGAGACCGGAAAGACATCTGTACAAAAGGTTGACACGGAACTCTACACGGGATGGATTGAAGGTATGTTCGTGTTCCGGAACCAACGTCTGGAAGACGTGATGAATGACCTCGCACGCTGGTACAACATGACCATATTCTATTCCACGGCAGAAACCAAGGAAATCCGAATCTCCACGAATCTGAACAGGTACAAGAATATTGACGATCTATTGGAAATTATTAATGAAAGTGGTAAAGTGGTTGTCGCCCGCAAGGACAATACCATAACCATCCACGCCCGATAA
- a CDS encoding flavin reductase, translating to MDGRNLLKTVSSFALLTMLSCSPTVKENTDQPNIMEVEKKNLGKLLALYPKPMTVVGTKVEGKVNWLVVGHTGVIGHDRVLVSMSKQHYSNQGIKQSKKLSINLVSREMLPKADYVGSVSGETVNKSSVFAYHIGENGTPVIDVSPLTMECNVVDIYETEGFDNFICTVVNTYATPDVLDHNGKLDYARLKPVLFEFPTYSYLATGEVIGKCLNLDEEPGMCAKQPMAVDGIVRLSKIEVYPEYLDEYMKYATEVGEVSLRTEPGVLTMYAVSEKENPCMVTILEIYANQKAYELHIASEHFQKYKQGTLHMVKRLTLTDQTPLNPANQINNFIQ from the coding sequence ATGGACGGGAGAAACCTTTTGAAAACAGTATCGAGTTTTGCGCTGCTTACCATGTTGTCATGCAGCCCGACAGTGAAAGAGAATACTGATCAGCCCAATATAATGGAAGTGGAAAAGAAAAATCTCGGCAAACTGTTGGCTCTCTATCCGAAGCCGATGACTGTTGTTGGTACGAAAGTGGAAGGAAAGGTGAATTGGCTTGTTGTCGGACATACGGGTGTTATCGGTCATGATCGCGTACTCGTCAGTATGAGTAAACAACATTATTCCAATCAGGGAATCAAGCAATCGAAAAAACTCTCCATTAATCTCGTTAGCCGGGAGATGCTGCCTAAAGCGGATTATGTGGGTAGTGTGAGCGGGGAGACGGTTAATAAATCGAGCGTGTTCGCTTATCATATCGGGGAGAATGGTACGCCTGTGATTGACGTGTCGCCTTTGACAATGGAGTGTAATGTGGTGGATATTTACGAAACCGAGGGGTTTGATAATTTCATTTGCACCGTGGTTAATACTTATGCGACTCCTGATGTGCTTGATCATAACGGTAAACTCGACTATGCCCGGTTAAAGCCTGTGTTGTTTGAGTTTCCGACTTACTCTTACCTTGCCACAGGAGAGGTGATCGGGAAGTGTCTGAATCTGGATGAGGAACCCGGTATGTGTGCGAAACAACCGATGGCGGTCGATGGTATTGTGCGCCTGTCGAAAATAGAGGTTTATCCGGAGTATCTTGACGAGTATATGAAATACGCGACGGAAGTGGGCGAAGTTTCCCTGCGCACAGAACCGGGGGTGTTGACCATGTATGCTGTCAGCGAAAAGGAGAATCCCTGTATGGTAACGATTCTCGAAATCTATGCCAATCAAAAGGCTTACGAGTTACATATCGCATCGGAACATTTTCAAAAGTACAAACAGGGAACGTTGCACATGGTCAAGAGATTGACACTTACCGATCAGACGCCGCTTAATCCTGCGAATCAAATCAATAATTTCATTCAATAA
- a CDS encoding winged helix DNA-binding domain-containing protein codes for MITDIRLRSQQLVNPAFNDPKELVAWMGALQGQEYSMAKWAVGLRLKKPDIRKVEAALEKGEILRTHVLRPTWHLVVAEDIRWMLKLSVRRVKLAYDSYWKNHGISEELHIKSLDVIVRALEGNRYLTRQEIGEELSRAGVIVGDDLVGYFLGRAEVDSIICNGVDKGNKRTYALLDERVPPMKELHKEEALAKLAIKYFRSHSPASLQDFIWWSGLSITEAKQAVGLIDAELIKERIGETDWLIHHSCARNVRAKRVIHLLPSYDEYLISYKDRSMALAPEYYRKAFNTFGIFYPVILHNGKIVGNWNKSAKQKQFGVESSFFIPGIEVDEGELDKAKERFRVFNKGGND; via the coding sequence ATGATTACAGATATTCGTTTGAGAAGTCAGCAATTGGTGAATCCGGCTTTTAATGATCCCAAGGAGCTTGTGGCATGGATGGGGGCTTTGCAGGGGCAGGAGTATAGCATGGCGAAGTGGGCCGTGGGGTTACGGTTGAAGAAACCGGACATCCGGAAGGTGGAGGCGGCTTTGGAGAAAGGGGAGATCTTGCGGACTCACGTGTTACGCCCGACTTGGCATCTGGTGGTGGCGGAGGATATTCGATGGATGTTGAAGTTGTCGGTCAGACGGGTGAAGTTGGCGTACGATTCGTATTGGAAAAATCATGGAATATCGGAAGAGTTGCATATCAAGAGTCTTGATGTGATCGTGAGGGCTTTGGAGGGGAATCGGTACTTGACCCGACAGGAGATTGGTGAGGAGTTGAGCCGGGCGGGTGTTATCGTGGGGGATGATCTGGTCGGGTATTTTCTGGGAAGGGCGGAAGTTGACAGTATCATCTGTAATGGCGTGGATAAGGGAAATAAAAGGACGTATGCTTTGCTGGATGAGCGGGTTCCCCCGATGAAGGAGTTGCACAAGGAAGAGGCTTTGGCGAAATTGGCAATCAAATATTTCAGAAGTCATTCCCCTGCCAGCTTGCAGGATTTTATCTGGTGGTCGGGGTTATCTATAACGGAGGCAAAACAGGCCGTTGGATTGATTGATGCGGAGCTGATTAAGGAGAGAATCGGGGAGACGGATTGGTTAATCCATCATTCATGTGCAAGGAATGTACGGGCGAAACGGGTTATACATTTGTTGCCCTCGTATGATGAATATCTTATTAGTTATAAAGATCGTTCGATGGCATTGGCGCCGGAATATTATAGGAAGGCTTTTAATACTTTTGGAATTTTCTACCCGGTGATTTTGCATAACGGGAAGATTGTCGGGAATTGGAATAAGTCAGCCAAGCAGAAACAATTCGGGGTAGAATCTTCTTTCTTTATACCGGGTATTGAGGTCGATGAGGGAGAGTTGGATAAGGCAAAAGAAAGGTTTAGAGTGTTTAATAAAGGGGGAAATGACTGA
- a CDS encoding RNA polymerase sigma-70 factor — protein sequence MERVQDNKQSSLMFEQLFKQHYRTLCFHAMSLVNDLDTSKDIAHDVFLSLWYHRATIDFTRPILPYLFSLTRNRALNYLEHKKIQNNHVRQHLADDPTYTLSDDSTREELLERILARIELLPERCSQVMKLSFIECKKYKEIAEELNISVNTVKTHITTGLKTLRDEFPASLLLLLFSHPHRHFD from the coding sequence ATGGAACGTGTGCAAGACAATAAACAGAGTAGCCTGATGTTTGAACAATTATTCAAGCAACACTATCGTACCTTGTGTTTTCATGCCATGAGCTTGGTAAACGACTTGGACACCTCTAAAGATATTGCACACGACGTGTTTCTCAGCTTGTGGTATCACCGGGCCACCATTGATTTCACCCGTCCGATTCTCCCCTACTTGTTTAGCCTCACCCGTAACCGGGCATTGAACTACTTGGAACATAAAAAAATCCAGAATAATCACGTGCGTCAACACCTTGCCGACGACCCGACTTACACGCTATCGGACGATTCCACCCGGGAAGAATTGTTGGAACGCATTCTAGCCCGCATCGAACTCCTCCCCGAACGTTGCTCGCAAGTGATGAAACTCAGTTTTATCGAATGTAAAAAGTATAAAGAAATTGCCGAAGAATTAAACATTTCGGTGAATACCGTGAAAACTCACATCACGACAGGCCTAAAAACCTTACGGGACGAATTTCCCGCTTCTCTCCTGTTGCTCCTATTCTCACATCCGCACCGACATTTCGACTGA
- a CDS encoding putative transporter gives MEWLSSLLTEHSVIQAVIVVSLVSAVGLALGKISMWGVSLGVTFVFFVGIMAGHFGLSIDPQMLNYAESFGLIIFVYALGVQVGPGFFSSLGKGGLKLNMLAMLVVLLGIVMTLGFHWFTGVSLPDMVGILSGAVTNTPALGAAQQTLKQLNDPAIQQSDLALGCAVAYPLGVVGVILAVIFVRKLFASSIFFKKSDEDSHKKTVVMGFLVSNPGVSGKTIQEIARQSSKKFVVSRLWRDEKVIIPASDTVVREGDCLLMITTEGDVEALTMLIGKRDTRDWNKEDIDWDAIDSQLVSHRIVITRPEINGKRLGALRLRNQYGINITRIYRAGIVLLPTPDLTLQLGDRLTVVGEESAIAKVENVVGNAVKDLDEPNLVAVFIGMVLGLLLGSIPLTIPGISFPVKLGLAGGPIVMGILVGAFGPRIHMVTYTTISANLMLRALGLSMYLACLGLDAGTHFFETVFRPEGALWVGLGFTITVIPVILVAAVSIKWMKIDFGSVAGMLCGSMSNPMALNYVNSTVDSDTPSVAYATVYPLTMFVRVIMAQVILMLFL, from the coding sequence ATGGAATGGTTGAGTAGTTTATTAACAGAACATTCAGTGATTCAGGCAGTAATCGTGGTTTCACTGGTGTCTGCGGTGGGGCTGGCTTTAGGAAAAATCAGCATGTGGGGCGTGTCGTTGGGAGTAACTTTCGTGTTTTTCGTGGGTATTATGGCAGGACATTTCGGGTTGTCGATCGATCCGCAGATGTTGAATTATGCGGAGAGTTTCGGGTTGATTATTTTCGTGTATGCCTTGGGGGTACAGGTGGGACCCGGTTTTTTCTCTTCCTTGGGAAAGGGGGGATTGAAATTGAATATGCTGGCCATGTTGGTGGTTTTGTTGGGAATCGTGATGACCTTGGGATTTCATTGGTTCACGGGTGTGTCGTTGCCGGATATGGTGGGAATTCTGAGTGGTGCGGTGACAAATACGCCTGCCTTGGGTGCGGCTCAACAGACGTTGAAACAATTGAATGATCCCGCTATTCAACAGTCGGATCTGGCACTGGGGTGTGCCGTGGCTTATCCGTTAGGGGTGGTGGGTGTGATTCTGGCTGTTATTTTTGTACGTAAACTTTTTGCATCCAGTATATTTTTCAAAAAAAGCGATGAAGATAGCCACAAGAAGACGGTGGTTATGGGATTTCTCGTGAGCAATCCCGGTGTGTCCGGTAAGACCATTCAGGAGATTGCCCGGCAATCGTCCAAAAAGTTTGTGGTTTCCCGGTTGTGGCGGGATGAGAAGGTGATTATTCCGGCATCCGATACCGTGGTGAGGGAGGGGGATTGTTTGCTGATGATCACGACGGAAGGGGACGTGGAGGCGCTGACGATGTTGATCGGGAAGCGGGATACGAGGGATTGGAATAAGGAAGATATTGACTGGGATGCTATTGATAGTCAATTGGTGTCCCACCGGATCGTGATTACCCGGCCGGAGATTAACGGGAAGCGGTTAGGAGCGTTGCGGTTGAGAAATCAATACGGGATAAATATAACCCGCATTTACCGGGCGGGAATCGTGTTGTTGCCCACGCCGGACTTGACGTTGCAGTTGGGTGACCGGTTGACGGTGGTCGGGGAGGAATCGGCCATCGCGAAGGTGGAGAACGTGGTAGGGAATGCCGTGAAGGATTTGGACGAGCCGAATCTGGTGGCCGTTTTTATCGGGATGGTATTGGGGTTGTTGCTGGGATCAATTCCTTTGACGATTCCGGGCATCAGTTTTCCGGTAAAGTTGGGATTGGCCGGGGGACCAATTGTAATGGGGATTCTCGTGGGGGCTTTCGGTCCTCGGATTCACATGGTGACTTACACGACAATCAGTGCCAATCTGATGTTACGGGCGCTGGGGCTTTCCATGTATCTGGCTTGTCTGGGATTGGATGCGGGAACTCATTTCTTCGAAACCGTGTTCCGTCCGGAAGGGGCGTTGTGGGTTGGATTGGGATTTACCATTACGGTGATTCCGGTGATTCTTGTTGCGGCCGTGTCCATTAAATGGATGAAGATTGATTTCGGTTCGGTGGCCGGGATGTTGTGCGGGAGTATGTCGAACCCGATGGCGTTGAATTACGTGAATAGCACGGTGGATAGTGACACGCCTTCGGTGGCTTACGCAACGGTTTACCCGCTGACGATGTTCGTGAGGGTTATTATGGCACAGGTAATTTTAATGCTATTTTTGTAA